ATGCTCTCATTTTTCTGGAATTTGTTGAAATGGCAGGTGACTATTCAATGAAAGAAAACTCGGGAATGATCTATGACGATGTAGCGAAATGCGTCGATGAAGTTATTCATTATATTGGCAAAGATATAACCTTTGCCATGACTCTTGCTCTAGGCAAGCCCGTTCAGTTTATTAATGAGCTTTACAGACGAGCCAAAAAGGACCCGGAAATGAAACTCAAAATTATTACAGCTCTTTCACTGGAAATACCTAAGGCTGGTTCTGAACTTGAAAAACGGCTGATGCAGCCTATCCTGGACAGAGTTTTTACCGGGGTTCCTGAATTTGACTACATGTATGATTTCAGAGCAGGAACCCTCCCTAAAAATGTAGAACTTTATGAATTCTATTCTAAAGCTGGAAGCATGTTAAATAATCCAATGGCCCAACAACTTCACTTATCCTCTCACTATACTCATGTTGTACGTGATGCTATAGCTTTAGGCACGAATGTGTTTGGTGAGCTCATTGGTTATAAGGAGATTAAGGGAAAAACCCTCTATTCCATGGCATGTAACACGGACATATCTCTCGAAGCCGTACGCAAAATGAAAGAAATGCGAGCTAGCGGGCGCAAAATAGCCATCATCGGAGAAGCCAATAAAAATATGCCTTTCATGTATGGAGATGCCGTAGTCGAAGCAGAAACCTATGACATGATTCTCAAAGGCCCCCAATACGATTATGAACTTTTCTGCCCTCCTAAAGATTCTGTAGCTCTTACGGATCATATGATTGGAATTAATGTCAGCCCCTTAATTAAAGATGGCGGCACAATTCAAGTGGGAATTGGCGCCCTGGGTGACGCAATCGTTTCAGGGCTTATTTTGCGCAACGAACATAACGCTTTATATCAGGAAATACTGAATAAAGCTGGAATAAATAAGCGATATAAGGACCTGATCAGCCGTTGGGGGGATACAGGCACCTTCAAAAAAGGGCTTTATGGCTCCTCCGAAATGTTTGTCGATGCTTTTATGCAAATGTATAAAAATAAAATACTGAAGAGAAAAGTCTTCGACAGTATCCCTTTGATGAAACTCATTAATGCCGGAAAGCTCGACCCCACTAACATACCTGATGACATTATTGATAAGTTGCTTGAACTAAAAGCAGTGCATAAAAAACTAAAGAAAAAAGATTTTGATTTCCTTACTGAATTCGGAATTTTGAAAAATGGCTTGTCCTATGAGAATTATTGGATTCTCGATGGAAAGACTCGCTATTCGGCGGATCTCAATGACGAGAAAAACAGGCTGGAAATTCGAAAGCTTCTGGGCAA
This Desulfosporosinus orientis DSM 765 DNA region includes the following protein-coding sequences:
- a CDS encoding acetyl-CoA hydrolase/transferase C-terminal domain-containing protein, whose translation is MKENSGMIYDDVAKCVDEVIHYIGKDITFAMTLALGKPVQFINELYRRAKKDPEMKLKIITALSLEIPKAGSELEKRLMQPILDRVFTGVPEFDYMYDFRAGTLPKNVELYEFYSKAGSMLNNPMAQQLHLSSHYTHVVRDAIALGTNVFGELIGYKEIKGKTLYSMACNTDISLEAVRKMKEMRASGRKIAIIGEANKNMPFMYGDAVVEAETYDMILKGPQYDYELFCPPKDSVALTDHMIGINVSPLIKDGGTIQVGIGALGDAIVSGLILRNEHNALYQEILNKAGINKRYKDLISRWGDTGTFKKGLYGSSEMFVDAFMQMYKNKILKRKVFDSIPLMKLINAGKLDPTNIPDDIIDKLLELKAVHKKLKKKDFDFLTEFGILKNGLSYENYWILDGKTRYSADLNDEKNRLEIRKLLGKKLLQGTVILGAFFLGPKAFYHALNNMSDEERQLFAMSSVEKVNQLYGEEELRTLQRKDARFINTGMVASVYGAIASDQLESGQVVSGIGGQYNFVAMGHVLPDSRVIIMIKSTRGSGKSVKSNIVFNYGHCSIPKHMKDIVVTEYGIADIRSKPEKQVIAEMINIADSRFQPQLVEQAKKAGKLPIDYEIPEEYRNNTPQKIRDLLKPYQSQGLFPQFPFGTDLSDIEATLAGALKGLKGIAKGSRLKMTRGMILELFRPIPESAQLYLERMKLLNPSTMNEKFMRKTVVFALRNANLLHPSLQPPLQISNQMRG